The following DNA comes from Nicotiana sylvestris chromosome 10, ASM39365v2, whole genome shotgun sequence.
CCAAGGTACTGTCATATCTGATGCCATTGCATACAACGTATCCCATAGTTCTATTCTTTCAGTGCGATCACATTTGGCATAGACTAGTGTAAGGATGAGCTCAACATGTGTTTCAGAGTGCATTAATCTCAAAGTCAGTTGTTGAGTCATGTTATATAAAATAGTAACCTCAAAAATTTCATCAATAAAAGCCCAAATCTTGTTTGACACATTCACCACAGCCTGTGCCAAACCAATTCTTGCTCTATACCTCTCCATTTTGTGAGACTGTTGCATAGGCTCAAGGATTCCTATGAACTCAAAATGATATTTTCTGTGCATTGTAATCAGCCTTTCAAATGCTTGCATTGTGTTTACTGACCTGACATTCCATATAATGGTATCCAttaaatgttttgggatttggacagTGTTTTGCTTGTTTGTACTCCACTAACTGGGATAGTAGAAATCTCTTTTGActgtttcttttttccctttcctGCAGATTTTACTAGTTCAATAAGACTTGGCGACAGATCTCCCTGCTTGGCAACATTAAGGAAATTTTGTGCAGTGGATTCCTCATCCATGTCTCCACCTTTAAGTTCTGCGTCGTTAATTTGATCGTGTGCTTCAAAAAATACAACAATCTTCATCAGCTCAACTGAATGCTCAACCAGAAGAGCTTTTAGAACTAACCGATGAAGATGCCCAAGAACTGTGGGGCGAGTTGGATTTGGTAGAAAATGCCAACTCCCAATATCATGTCTCTGTTGTTGCTCCTGGTCCAAGGATTTCGGGACCCAGTCTTCTTCCTCCTTTGGTTAGTGAGAAACCAATAATCAGCAATGCTCCTGTTGCAGCAGCTTCTTAACCTACAACACCAACAACTATATGCCCTTCAATACCAGCAGCTCCTACGCCACCAGCATCCACTGCATCTTTTACGCTGGCCACAGATGCCCAAGAGGATGGTGCTTCTCCTCCCCACTCCCCTAATCATGGGAATTTGGGACATAATTAATCACCCTTTTCCAAATCCTCGAGGGAGGAATAGTATCACTCTCTCAGTCTCGAAGGAGTGTCATCTTTTATCCAAGCTGATGGAACTTGACAATTATCTTAAGTCGCTGGCTTCAGAGAAGGTTAAGAAGAAACTACACTCCCTTTTAGGGGAGTGTATGTTGAATAACATTGTGCACAATGCGGCAGCGATATCGTATTTGCTCTTTACTGCTTATTTTTAGCTCATCTATT
Coding sequences within:
- the LOC138879767 gene encoding uncharacterized protein, whose translation is MDTIIWNVRSVNTMQAFERLITMHRKYHFEFIGILEPMQQSHKMERYRARIGLAQAVVNVSNKIWAFIDEIFEVTILYNMTQQLTLRLMHSETHVELILTLVYAKCDRTERIELWDTLYAMASDMTVPWLVGGDFNVIWDEEEKYGGLPVSLIEVDDFRHYINTCNLTDLGFKGSIFTWWNGRSEEDYIFKRLDRCFGNNELQ